The nucleotide window TAGTACTTCGAGGAGGGGTGAGACCGGGACAGGGTGGGGCCTTCTTAGGAGGGGGCGCGGCCTCTGAGGAATTAATCCCGTTTTGGTTGCGTTTTGCTCCTCCCCTGTCGACGGGGCAGGGCCAGCCCAATGCGTGCTAGGAGTCCGGAGAGTTCGTTTCCATGGTGACGGGTTCCGCTAAGGTTTTCCTGGGGTGAAGAGGCAGGGCGTTGAAATAGTCGCCATGGCAACAGCAGCAGAGGACAGTATCCTTGCTGAGTGCTCCTACCTAGAGTTAAGGTAAGCAACCGAGTGACGAAACAAAGAAGGCGGGGCCTGACGACAGAACGCCAAGGTTAGGGGAATGGAGCGAGGCAAATGAGGGGCGGGGCTGTAGATGACCCGGCCAGGAGACGGCCTTGGTCTGCTCCGGGAGCGGCTCGAGACTGCGTTCTAGAGAGGAACCAGAGAGAGGGTCTTTAAcctaaatataaatgaatgactgGATTCCTGAGGAATCCGGTATGGcttgattggatggatggatggatggatggatggacggacggacggacggatgggTGGACGGAAATCTGGCTATCGCTGACGCCTGAGCTCCCCACCCTCTCGGGCCCTCCACCTCCGGAGCCCTCACTCGCTTGTGACAGTCGTGCGAGAAACACATGCCTCTCCTAGGAGCAAACCCTCAACCCAAGCAGGCAGCCCAGAGCCAGTCCAGCACCTCATACTGGAGGCATTCAGGGTGGAGCTTAGGTCAATGAGACGGCATAGGATGAGGCTTTTTGGCCCAGCCGGGAGCCACTTCTTCACAGGTTGCCCGTCCAGGGTGTAACTTTCCTTTCTCCCAGCGCCATTTTCTCTCCTAGTTTGCCCAGCTCCTCAGGGTGCCTGGACTTTCAGGCCTCACCCTGTGTCCAGTATAGAAGGGTCCAGCGCCCCAGCAACTGTGGGCGTCTGCATCTCTGCTGATCATCCCCTGGAACTGCCGGAACTTTGCTGTATAGGGTGAAGAGCGGACAGGGGCCTGGTCCCACCTCTGGGTGGGGATTGGTTCTGAAAACAAACACAGCTGCTCTGAACCTTATTGCATAACGAGTAATCTGAAGTAGGCTGAGGCCCCTGGGTGGGGGGTTCAGAATTCACATGTTGAGCCTCCCTTTCCCTACCCAATTTCTGGTATCTAAGGGCCCCTCAGGGCATCCACTGTTCTCTACAATTACACGCAGGAAGATGGGGGAAAGTGGCAGTAGGGGCAGTTCAGCAGTCCCTAATGGACATGTCCAGAGAGGGGTGTCCTTTGTCCCCAGGGTAAGGGAGGTGAGACTGGGCACcctttttttgggttttttttttttttttggagacagagtctcactctgtcacctaagctggagtccagtggcactatcacaggtcacttcagcctcaacctacTGTGATCTTCAACcaagcgatcctcttacctcagcctccagagtatctgggaccatgggtgcatgccaccatgcctggctaatttttaaattttttgtagcgatggagTCTCCCATGTTGCCCTGTCTAGTCTTGAACttttaggctcaagtgatcctcctgccccagcctcccaaagcgccgggattacagatgtgagccaccatgcccagctcctgtTTGCATTTAAGGAGCTTCCCTTAGCTGAACAAAAATTTGGTTTCCAGGGGGATTAACTGTTTTGTTGGATCTGGGAGGGCGGGATTCAGAACTGTGCAGCTGGCTCCAGAACTTCATGTTCCACACTTCCCATCATTTGCCCCCTGGAATGGGACAGAGGAGAGGGCACCAGTATCAGCTGTCCACCTGTTTGCTAATGGTGGAGCATTATGGAGCTGTGGTCACCTCCCTCTTCTAACTCCAAATTTCAGGCATCACATCACCTGATTAAGTCTCAGATCTCTACTTCCAGTGGAGACTCAGTATACTTTCCCTTAAGGAGTTGCAGTGCTAATGGGGGCACACACAGCCTCTGCCCTGGGGGTTACAGATGAGCTTCATGCACTGGGTTTGGAGAAGACACAGAAATTTAGCCAGAGACTCTATCTAGGACATCAGAACATTGTTGCCCATGTTAAGCATCTTGCTCAAAACAATGGActtggctgaggcaggtggattgcctgagctcaggagtttgagaccagcctgggcaacatggtgaaacctctactaaaatacgaaaaattagctgtgcgtggtggcgcacacctgtaatcccagatgcttaggaggctgagacaggagaatcgcttgaacttgggagacagagtttgcaatgagccgagatcgtgccactgcactccagcctgggcgacagagaatccatctcaaaaaacaaacaaaaaaccacccccaacaaaacaaaacaaaaccacaatggaCTCAGGGTTATAAGCCTTGGGGTCTTTCATCTGGAAAAGAGAAGTTTCCAAATGAAAAAGTGGccatcggccaggcgcagtggctcacgcctgtaatcccagcacttcgggaggccgaggcgggcggatcacctgaggtcaggagtttgagaccagcctggccaacatggtgaaacctcgtctttactaaatatacaaaaattagacaggcatggtggcgcatgcctgtaatcccagctactactagtggggctgaggcaggaagatcgcttgaacctgggaggcggaggttgcagtgagctgagattgtgccattgcactccagcctggccaacagagtgagactccgtctcaaaaaaaaaaaaaaaaaaacaggcaacaaACCAGTGGAAGAAGTACTCATTCATTGTGTTCCACAAGGTCCAAAGATTAGAGATAGATGAAAGTTATGGGGAGCCAATGTCCTCAGGTACAGCCtaagctgctttttctttttttttttttttttttttttttttttttttttttttttttttgagacggagtcttgctgtgtcgcccaggctggagtggccggatctcagctcattgcaagctccgcctcccgggtttttacgccattctcctgcctcagcctcccgagtagctgggactacaggcgcccaccacctcgcccggctagttttttgtattttttagtagagacggggtttcaccgtgttagccaggatggtctcgaactcctgacgtcgtgatccgcccgtctcggcctcccaaagtgctgggattacaggcttgagccaccgcgcctggccctaagcTGCTTTTTCTAACAGAGCTGTCCAAAAGGCAAAATATGGCTCTGAGAAGACACGAGTCCTTGGCACCTGGCCCTCAGGCCCTGGCAGGGCCTGTGTTTGCTGAACTGCAAAAAGGCTATGAGGACAGAGACTTGATGACATGGCAAGGTGGGTGTGCAGGGTTTGCTGCGTAAGACATGGGGAGCAGGCCCTTCCTTACTCCTCACGAGGAAAACAAGAGGTGAGCAAGGAAAATTAGGGGCACTGCTAGTAACATCATGCAGGTTGAACCTGGAAACCAATAGAAGCACTGGGTAGGTGAAATTGGATCCTAGAAAGCTCACGAGCCATAAGCAGGAGGGGGCAACCATAGGCTCCTGGGGTGGTTGTATGCAGGAAGAACTGAGGAAGGAGGTGGGATGGGCCAGGGAGGCTGCACAGTTGTGGTAACAGTAGGCACACCAGGGAAGGGGGAGGTTTGGGGACCCGCTGCCTGAAGATAGCTCAGGTTAGGGGCTGAAGGCCTGGGAGGACACAGAGATGGGAAGGGTTAGATGAGCTGTCTAGGGTTAGGGTTTCCCAAAGCCTCTTTGGGGCCTCTGCTCTCCTCATTACCTGCCTCTGGCTCCCCGGACACTTGAGAAGTTATATAATTAGCCAGATAGTagaaaaaatacctttttattaTTAGGAATAATTCATTCATGTAATGCAAGATGTATGTTGGAGAAGGTTAAGTATAGCCACATGAATGAGGGGAAACGAGCAAGAGGAACAGTGGTGAGAAGGGGGATGGTCCCCCACTTTCCACAAACTATAAACAGCAACATGAACACAGAGAATCACAAATAAGGGAGTCTTTCCTCATGTCTCCTCTCACCCCATTCTTCCATAATGAGTCCCAGTGTGGTCCCTAGAGGTGCCAGGGCATCTGGAAGTTCTGGGCTGGGAGTGGGGTACAGTGAGTGGCCTCAAAGTTGTGCAGATGCTTCCGAGCCTGAGGAAAGGAGGTGGGACAGGTGGGGTACAGAGCACTGTAGGGAGGGGCAACCACTAGACTCCTTCCCCACCCTTCGCCTCCGCACCCACCACCCACTCTACAAAAGCTGCCACTTCCAATGCTTATAGGGTATTCCCAGTCCCCCTATGTGAGCCTTGGCCATTCAAGAACCCTTCCCACTTCCCACTCAGCTCACCAGAAACAAAGCCAGCTGCCGCCGTCCATCTGCACTCATGTCCTCCCCTGCCGAGAGGAGGTGCTCAAAACAGGCCACACATGTGGGTATTCATCCCGTTCCTAGGCTCTTCCCACCCCCTTTCCTGCCCCAGGAGCTCCTTACCCACGCTCCAGGGGAAGTCAGGCCCGTGTTCTGCCTGGTAGGAGCGGAGGACAGACAGACACCAGTCCTCTTCCACCTCCCATCGGCTGTAAATTGAGGCTGGTCAGGAAGAGAGATGACAGCCAGTCAGCAACCTGACCTTGCTGGGCCCCCGCCCCAAGCCTCACTGGATCCCTTCTCACCTTCCTCCAGCTGTGAGGAGGCCTCCAACCACTGCCTCACCACTTGAAGACCCTCCTCTGCCATCACCCGGGGATACCTACAGAGGAAGCGCCGGGACAGGTCAGGgctgatttttttcattcaccATTCCTGagcctttctccctccttccctatgCTGGTGTCGGTATCTGTGCGTGTACACTGCTCCCAGCACGCACACACCCTGGCTCTCACCGATGCTGCAGGAGCTTCAGCAGGAGGTCATTGCCTCGGTTGGACATGATGTCCTCAGGAACCCTAGGGGTGAGAAGAATGTACCCTGGAGGGGCTGGAGGTTAGGAGGAAAGGTCTAGATACCCGGGTTTCTGGtgagcagaggtgggaggggaaaATTCCTGGCCATCTCTGGGATTGGCGAGGGCCGACCTTCCGAAGCACTCACGTGGTAGTGATGATCTCATCCTTGGTTCTCCGGATCAGCAGTACAGGACCCAGGTATCTTCAGAGAACAGAGCAGTGGGAAGGGAGAGCTCAGAGGGAGACAGGTGACAACTGGCCCACCCCCATCCCCGCACTGGAAGCATTCTTATCCCCTGCTACAGCACAGTCTGTGACCAAGCCCTTCACTCAGGGGTGAGAGGGAATATTTAAGAATGGGCATGGTTCAGTCTGGCCCTGCTGGGAGACCCCTGCTGTACCAGGCCTTAACCCTTTGGTTACCAGATCCTGAGGTGGTCCAGAGTCCCAGGGGACCTGGGAGGGCCAGTTGAGGCCAGTTGAGGTGGTGGCAGGGTCACTTGGGATGTGATCCAGTGGCCTTTTACCAACTTGCACTTTAGTACTGGTTTCAGCGTTTAAGTGCCCAGCAGAGCTGTTTAGGGGGCAGGTGTTCGATGCTGGATGCTGGCCGGCGCTCACCTGCACAGCTGCTCCGCATTGTTTAGATTGAGATGCTGCCTCACGGTCCTGGTCACCAGGCCCCCTAGAGTGGGATAAAGGTGAAGGGATGGCAGAGACAAAGCCTTTGCCCAACATAAAGGTCCTCACTGTTCATggagaaagaaaactgaggcccccaGACAAAGGAGTCCTCCTGCTTCCAACAATGGGGTGACTTACACCACACCCAAGGAAAAGGGGGCCATCTCAGTTAGAACAGTTCCCAGTTCCAGACCACCCCTTCCCAGGAAGGGCAGGCCTGGGAGATGCACTCACTCCAGCTGTCTGGCATGACCTTCAAGGCCAAGGGCACCAGGTCATCAAAGGAGGCATCCAGGATCACGGCACTAACATCTGGGTAGGACATGGCGGCCCATGTGGCTGGTACCAGGGCAGGGAAGAAAAGTAAGAACTGAGAAAGGCTCCTTTCTCCTCACCACCCATGCTCTCATCCCACTTACCCTGTAGGCCAACCCCATTCCCCCtatgttattcctttttttttttttttttttttttttttttttttttttgagacggagtctcgctgtgtctcccaggctggagcgcagtggcacgatctcggctcactgcaagctccgccccctgggttcatgccattctcccgactcagcctcccaagtagctgggactacaggcgcccgctaccacgcccggctaatttttttgtatttttagtagagacggggtttcaccgtgttagccaggatagtctcgatctcctgacctcgtgatccacccgcctcggcctcccaaagtgctgggattacaggcttgagccaccgcgcccggcctccttgttttttttcttaacctacTTCACTTGGTCAGGGAACTGTCTGGAGAGGATGGGGATAGAACACTGGAGACAGTGCACTGAAGATAACAGGCAGGAAACATTCACTTTCCGTGATCTCCCCACCCAGGACCTGGGTCTGCTTTTCCTTTTAATGACTGGGCAcaagaggggaaggaaaggtGAAGTGTATACAAATACGATAGCTTCTTCCAGGCCCACTCAGAGAttctacttcctctcttccttgagcctccaccccaccccagggcCACCAGTGCATTTCCCCACCTCTCCTGGGTGAGGCTGGGTGGTCATGAATGTGTCTAAAGtggggggatgggagggaggCTGGTACCAGTGAAGCCACCGATGGACCAGGCGTAGATGATGATGTCCTGGGGCTGGAAGCCCAGGCGGTGGATGGCAAACTGGACCACCACATCCATGGCATTGGCCTCATTCTGCGGGAACGGCACTCCCTACAGGAAGAAGGGCAAAGTCAGGATTGTGTCAGCACCAAAGGCCAGCTCACCTGTCCCTCCCAACGTGGACCCCTCCTGCAGCCAACTAAGACAGAGAAGGTGTAGAAGGAAGGGATGGTAGGAGAGGTTGTTCTTTCCAGAAGACAGATGTGTACAATGAGATCCACTTCCACCTCTCCCGCCAGCCCCCCACTATGGGGATGGGGGCATGGCTCCCAATTCTGCCTTCACAACCTCCTAGCCCCCAGCTCTCAGGTGAGTGGGAGGCCCTTCAAGAAATCCAcagcccctctcctccctccaatGGCTGACCAGAGGGAAACAGACATAATTCAGGAAAAGGAAGGGATTCCTGAGATGGTCTCACCGTGCTTCCAGCAAAGCCTGGATGATTCCAGCCCAGGACTGAATATCCAGCTGTAACAAAGAGGGAGGAGGAACTGAGACCTTATGGCCCACACCCCTTTCTCCATCCCTGGGGGAAGGAAGAGCAGAAGTACTCCCCAGCTTAGAGGCAAATAACTGCAAGCCTTTCCAGAATAGGAGATGACACCAAAGGTTCTGAGGCAGTACAGGGAGAGGCGTGTgactgtgtggggtgtgtggtagGGGAATGGAACAGAATGAAAAGCATAATTAGGGACACAGGCCAGGGGAGGGATGTAAGGTTATCAAAGCAAATGGCGAGTGGACCTTTCCCTAAAGCTGAGAGACTCAAAACCTCACCCAGAGAAAGTGGAGGCCAGGGGAGGTCAGATCAGTGTGGGAGGCAGGGACATTCCCTTCAAAGGGCAGAGACAAGGAGGCTGAGTCACCATCCTACCTTCCAGGGGTGTGGAGATGCAGCCCACCTCGTAAAACCCAGCATTCCCCTCACAGCAGATCACCtaggaaggaggcaggaaggaagggctgGGGGGCCAAGTTGGGACTGAAAAACTCCCTTTGGGCAAGGAGGGCAGCCCATGAAGAGCTTTGCAGGGAAGAGGAAAGGGCAGGTCTCTGTTTTCTCCAAGGGGAATGGAAGCTTCTCATTCCACAGGGTCCATAAGAGGAGAAGCAAAGGGATTACAAATACTCCTCAGAGGCTGAACTGCTTGACCACCCAGCCATGTCCACTTTTCCTTGGAAGATTACCAGCTGGGTCTCTCTCAGGAAAGGGACTATGGAGATGTTTTTCCTTTCTAGTTTTCGGGTCTGTTATCTTCTGTGACCATTGCTATTGTGTGGTATGCTGACTgctctctctgtccccctctgACTGCTCTCCCTAtccctctctgagctccagtCTTATGGTCAGATAAACTGTAATGCCATGGCGCCCCAAGCTGAAGCCCACGGGTGGTGGGATTTGCATGAACTCTCATAGCAGatgggcagagccaggactagaaCCCAGCTCCCTAGACTCCTGGCTTAGTGCTCTTTCCATGGCTGCTTCATGGAGGCAGAAGACTTTGAAGCCAGGCTGTGTGGGTCCAAATACCAGCTCTACTACTTACTGTGAGGTCCAGGATaggttttctgtgcctcagtttcatctcCTATAAAATGGGCTAACATAAGCAGTAACTATCTCAcagattgttgtgagaattaaatatatatgcttcatatatacatatgagaaATATATGTAAGTGTGAAGTGCTGTCGAAGTGGTAACTATTAATATTAGTTTCTGGTTCTTGAATGTCTCTCCTACTTCATCTGTTTCTCTATCATAGGGTTTCACTACATCACAAGTTCTTTAGGGTGGAGCTAAGAGATGGGATTATCCCAGTAGTGGTTCCTCCAGGGAGATGCTATAGCATTGGGGTCCCCAGACCTCTACTGCCTTCCTCACAGTCACCCCACCTCTGGGATCCCTGCTCCCTCTTACCAGCTTCTGTCCCTGGGGCTGAGCTGTCCCCCGCCGGTCCACAAACATGGTGTCAATCTCATTGCCATCACAGGCCAGCAGCTTTGCCCGGCGCCCATTACACTGAGTAGGGGAGATGCAATGGCCAGGTTGCCAAGGGGCAGAAGGCCACATGACAAGGGTGGGGCGGGctaggtgggggtgggaggggagggctATAGGGGATGGGCGGGCAGGGAAGCCTCACCTCTTCCACCAGTCGGGCCTGGCCCTGCAGCAGCACAGGCATGAGGGCCTTCTGGAGCAGGTACACAGAGCCTGGATACAGCATCCGGCGCCCcagggtgtgtgccaccaggtaGCTGTGGGGAACACAGGTTAACAAACCCCAACCCTGGTGAGGCGTGGGAACTGTGCTGGGGACACTGTGCTGGGGACACTCACAGACTGTAAGGCCTGCTTCACCTGACTTTCACAGCTTTACTTTCCTCTTTCAAGCCTTAATGAAATATGTAGTAGGCtgatgtttttcaaacttttcttagTGCAACCTTtgtaagataaatattttatattgtggcTCAGTACACATATATCCTGTATGTACAGAATTCTGAGAGTTTTATGATGTACTTTCTATACATAACAAATGCAAAGTTATCAGATTATGATTTCTTAAAATCTAAGTACAACATATTAAAGGTCcccaaataaataatactttaaaaaatgatggtTGTAATTCAAAACCTCAAATATGGCTTCACTTCCTGACCAATTAGCACACTGTCAACGACCAACCACTAAGTCCACCCTGTTCCCTGGTATTCTAGAAGCTGCCTCCTAACTCCCAGCAATAGAAAATTCCCAGTGTCTGTTCCACTGTAAGATATAGGTGGTTATTTCTGTTCCTTCTGACATCATCAGTACCCACGACTGAGCTTTATTTGGGATTTACCACGTGCTCTCAAGCACCCAGGCAAGGCAGGAGCCCTTCAGAACATGTTACCTTACTTAATCTCCTCAGCAACCTTGCAGGGCAGGTTCATCACAGGTGCAGACACAGAGGCGAACAGGG belongs to Macaca thibetana thibetana isolate TM-01 chromosome 4, ASM2454274v1, whole genome shotgun sequence and includes:
- the ABHD16A gene encoding phosphatidylserine lipase ABHD16A isoform X1, which encodes MSQLARRRSRYGLTSRAHNTSEAGRAGPAGGPAAGRAAVQARAMAKLLSCVLGPRLYKIYRERDSERAPASVPETPTAVTAPHSSSWDTYYQPRALEKHADSILALASVFWSISYYSSPFAFFYLYRKGYLSLSKVVPFSHYAGTLLLLLAGVACLRGIGRWTNPQYRQFITILEATHRNQSSENKRQLANYNFDFRSWPVDFHWEEPSSRKESRGGPSRRGVALLRPEPLHRGTADTLLNRVKKLPCQITSYLVAHTLGRRMLYPGSVYLLQKALMPVLLQGQARLVEECNGRRAKLLACDGNEIDTMFVDRRGTAQPQGQKLVICCEGNAGFYEVGCISTPLEAGYSVLGWNHPGFAGSTGVPFPQNEANAMDVVVQFAIHRLGFQPQDIIIYAWSIGGFTATWAAMSYPDVSAVILDASFDDLVPLALKVMPDSWRGLVTRTVRQHLNLNNAEQLCRYLGPVLLIRRTKDEIITTTVPEDIMSNRGNDLLLKLLQHRYPRVMAEEGLQVVRQWLEASSQLEEASIYSRWEVEEDWCLSVLRSYQAEHGPDFPWSVGEDMSADGRRQLALFLARKHLHNFEATHCTPLPAQNFQMPWHL
- the ABHD16A gene encoding phosphatidylserine lipase ABHD16A isoform X2, yielding MLYPGSVYLLQKALMPVLLQGQARLVEECNGRRAKLLACDGNEIDTMFVDRRGTAQPQGQKLVICCEGNAGFYEVGCISTPLEAGYSVLGWNHPGFAGSTGVPFPQNEANAMDVVVQFAIHRLGFQPQDIIIYAWSIGGFTATWAAMSYPDVSAVILDASFDDLVPLALKVMPDSWRGLVTRTVRQHLNLNNAEQLCRYLGPVLLIRRTKDEIITTTVPEDIMSNRGNDLLLKLLQHRYPRVMAEEGLQVVRQWLEASSQLEEASIYSRWEVEEDWCLSVLRSYQAEHGPDFPWSVGEDMSADGRRQLALFLARKHLHNFEATHCTPLPAQNFQMPWHL